One genomic region from Xenopus laevis strain J_2021 chromosome 2L, Xenopus_laevis_v10.1, whole genome shotgun sequence encodes:
- the LOC121399745 gene encoding serine/threonine-protein kinase PAK 5-like — protein MPRTYLQILEPTGQDSYGMNYTGWHRKEQLDVSVTIVKDIEKRKDILQEVEVLELIRGHENVIGYYGAYYQRASVKKPHYEGLWISMERWNGVAVEDLIYTSEQYSLHESWIAYICKEVLKGLCHLENKKVIHHDLRPQNIILTTSADVKISDFSSATIGEMSHSTSGRIPYLAPEVLANFGKKTIWYNSKADIWSLGISALQMAEGYYRATISIHSSAIASRKIQLGGRLLESSYHTPSFEPSETPDDTNCQEKQKQELDLGMNNCQENQLEVKFPTPRTYLQILEPTGQDSYGMNYTGWHRKEQLDVSVTIVKDIEKRKDILQEVEVLELIRGHENVIGYYGAYYQRASVKKPHYEGLWISMERWNGVAVEDLIYTSEQYSLHESWIAYICKEVLKGLCHLENKKVIHHDLRPQNIILTTSADVKISDFSSATIGEMSHSTSGRIPYLAPEVLANFGKKTIWYNSKADIWSLGISALQMAEGYYPFSRFPQQKLMKRIMHGPAPVLLWDKW, from the exons ATGCCCAGGACATATCTGCAAATCCTGGAGCCAACAGGACAGGACAGCTACGGGATGAATTATACC GGTTGGCACCGTAAAGAACAACTGGATGTGTCCGTGACCATCGTAAAGGACATAGAG AAGAGAAAAGACATCCTTCAAGAAGTGGAAGTCCTTGAACTTATCAGAGGCCACGAAAATGTCATTGGCTACTATGGGGCTTATTACCAACGTGCCTCTGTAAAGAAGCCCCACTATGAAGGACTGTGG ATTTCTATGGAGCGTTGGAATGGTGTAGCGGTGGAAGATCTCATCTACACCAGTGAGCAGTACTCCTTGCATGAAAGCTGGATAGCGTACATCTGCAAGGAGGTATTAAAG GGCCTGTGTCATCTGGAAAACAAAAAGGTCATCCATCACGACCTGCGGCCCCAGAACATTATCCTGACAACATCGGCAGATGTAAAGATCA GTGATTTCAGCTCCGCCACCATCGGGGAAATGAGTCACAGTACGTCTGGGCGGATTCCATACCTGGCGCCAGAAGTACTGGCCAATTTTGGCAAGAAGACCATATGGTATAACTCTAAG GCTGACATATGGTCCTTGGGAATATCAGCACTTCAAATGGCGGAAGGCTATTATC gAGCGACAATTTCCATTCATTCGTCGGCCATTGCCTCCAGAAAGATCCAGCTTGGAGGCCGTCTGCTGGAAAGCTCTTATCACACCCCTTCATTT GAACCATCAGAAACCCCTGACGATACCAACTGCCaggaaaaacaaaagcaagagCTGGATCTGGGCATGAACAACTGCCAG GAGAATCAGCTTGAAGTAAAGTTCCCG ACGCCCAGGACATATCTGCAAATCCTGGAGCCAACAGGACAGGACAGCTACGGGATGAATTATACC GGTTGGCACCGTAAAGAACAACTGGATGTGTCCGTGACCATCGTAAAGGACATAGAG AAGAGAAAAGACATCCTTCAAGAAGTGGAAGTCCTTGAACTTATCAGAGGCCACGAAAATGTCATTGGCTACTATGGGGCTTATTACCAACGTGCCTCTGTAAAGAAGCCCCACTATGAAGGACTGTGG ATTTCTATGGAGCGTTGGAATGGTGTAGCGGTGGAAGATCTAATCTACACCAGTGAGCAGTACTCCTTGCATGAAAGCTGGATAGCGTACATCTGCAAGGAGGTATTAAAG GGCCTGTGTCATCTGGAAAACAAAAAGGTCATCCATCATGACCTGCGGCCCCAGAACATTATCCTGACAACATCGGCAGATGTAAAGATCA GTGATTTCAGCTCTGCCACCATCGGGGAAATGAGTCACAGTACGTCTGGGCGGATTCCATACCTGGCGCCAGAAGTATTGGCCAATTTTGGCAAGAAGACCATATGGTATAACTCTAAG GCTGACATATGGTCCTTGGGAATATCAGCACTTCAAATGGCGGAAGGCTATTACC CATTCAGCAGATTTCCCCAGCAAAAACTCATGAAACGCATCATGCACGGACCTGCGCCAGTATTATTGTGGGACAAATGGTGA